The following proteins are co-located in the Peromyscus maniculatus bairdii isolate BWxNUB_F1_BW_parent chromosome 23, HU_Pman_BW_mat_3.1, whole genome shotgun sequence genome:
- the Ache gene encoding acetylcholinesterase isoform X1, giving the protein MRPSRYPLHTPSLASPLLLLLLSLLGGGAGAEGREDPQLLVRVRGGQLRGIRLKAPGGPVSAFLGIPFAEPPVGSRRFMPPEPKRPWSGVLDATAFQNVCYQYVDTLYPGFEGTEMWNPNRALSEDCLYLNVWTPYPRPTSPAPVLIWIYGGGFYSGASSLDVYDGRFLAQVEGTVLVSMNYRVGTFGFLALPGSREAPGNVGLLDQRLALQWVQENIAAFGGNPMSVTLFGESAGAASVGMHILSLPSRSLFHRAVLQSGTPNGPWATVGAGEARRRATLLARLVGCPPGGAGGNDTELIACLRSRPAQDLVDHEWHVLPQESIFRFSFVPVVDGDFLSDTPEALINAGDFQDLQVLVGVVKDEGSYFLVYGVPGFSKDNESLISRAQFLAGVRIGVPQASDLAAEAVVLHYTDWLHPEDPAHLRDAMSAVVGDHNVVCPVAQLAGRLAAQGARVYAYVFEHRASTLTWPLWMGVPHGYEIEFIFGLPLDPSLNYTMEERIFAQRLMKYWTNFARTGDPNDPRDSKSPQWPPYTTGAQQYVSLNLKPLEVRRGLRAQTCAFWNRFLPKLLSATATEAPCTCPSPAHGEAAPRPRPDLSLSLLLLLLFLLHSRLPWL; this is encoded by the exons ATGAGGCCTTCCCGGTATCCCCTGCACACACCCTCCCTGGCTtcaccactcctcctcctcctcctctccctcctgggcGGAGGGGCAGGGGCTGAGGGCCGGGAAGACCCACAGCTGCTGGTGAGGGTTCGAGGGGGCCAGCTGAGGGGCATCCGCCTGAAGGCCCCTGGGGGCCCAGTCTCAGCTTTTCTGGGCATCCCCTTTGCAGAGCCCCCTGTGGGCTCACGTAGGTTTATGCCACCAGAGCCCAAGAGGCCCTGGTCAGGAGTGTTGGATGCTACCGCCTTCCAAAATGTCTGCTACCAATATGTGGATACCCTGTACCCTGGGTTTGAGGGTACTGAGATGTGGAACCCCAACCGAGCGCTGAGTGAAGACTGCCTGTATCTTAACGTGTGGACACCATATCCCAGGCCTACTTCTCCCGCCCCTGTCCTCATCTGGATCTATGGGGGTGGCTTCTACAGCGGAGCATCCTCCTTGGACGTGTATGATGGCCGTTTCCTGGCCCAGGTTGAGGGGACCGTATTGGTATCTATGAACTACCGAGTAGGAACCTTTGGCTTCTTGGCCCTGCCGGGCAGCAGAGAAGCCCCTGGCAATGTAGGCCTGCTGGATCAACGGCTTGCCTTGCAGTGGGTGCAGGAAAATATTGCAGCCTTTGGGGGAAACCCGATGTCGGTGACTCTGTTTGGGGAGAGTGCAGGTGCAGCCTCCGTGGGCATGCACATTCTGTCCCTGCCCAGCCGGAGCCTCTTCCACAGGGCTGTCCTGCAGAGTGGTACACCCAATGGGCCCTGGGCCACCGTGGGTGCAGGAGAGGCCAGGCGCAGGGCCACACTGCTGGCCCGCCTCGTGGGCTGTCCCCCAGGCGGCGCTGGCGGCAACGACACAGAGCTGATAGCCTGCCTGCGATCGCGGCCAGCTCAGGACCTGGTGGACCACGAGTGGCATGTGCTGCCTCAAGAGAGTATCTTCCGATTCTCCTTCGTGCCTGTGGTGGACGGGGACTTCCTCAGTGACACCCCAGAGGCCCTCATCAATGCCGGAGATTTTCAAGACCTGCAG GTGCTGGTGGGTGTGGTGAAGGACGAGGGCTCCTACTTTCTGGTTTACGGGGTCCCAGGCTTCAGCAAAGACAATGAATCTCTCATCAGCCGGGCCCAGTTCCTGGCTGGGGTGCGGATCGGTGTACCCCAAGCAAGTGACCTGGCGGCCGAGGCTGTGGTCCTACATTATACAGACTGGCTGCATCCTGAGGACCCTGCCCACCTGAGGGATGCCATGAGTGCAGTGGTAGGCGACCACAACGTTGTATGCCCCGTGGCCCAGCTGGCTGGGCGACTGGCTGCCCAAGGGGCCCGGGTCTATGCCTACGTCTTTGAACACCGTGCCTCCACATTGACTTGGCCCCTCTGGATGGGGGTGCCCCATGGCTATGAAATCGAGTTCATCTTTGGGCTCCCCCTGGACCCTTCACTGAACTACACCATGGAGGAGAGAATCTTTGCTCAGCGACTTATGAAATACTGGACCAATTTTGCCCGCACAGG GGACCCCAATGACCCTCGAGACTCCAAGTCCCCACAGTGGCCACCGTACACCACTGGAGCGCAGCAATATGTGAGCCTAAACCTGAAGCCGTTGGAGGTGCGGCGGGGGCTGCGCGCCCAGACCTGCGCCTTCTGGAATCGCTTTCTCCCCAAATTGCTCAGCGCCACCG CCACGGAGGCTCCCTGCACCTGCCCAAGCCCCGCCCACGGGGAGGCTGCCCCGAGGCCCAGGCCAGACTTAtccctgtccctcctccttctcttgcttttcCTCCTCCACTCGCGGCTTCCGTGGCTGTGA
- the Ache gene encoding acetylcholinesterase isoform X2 — protein MRPSRYPLHTPSLASPLLLLLLSLLGGGAGAEGREDPQLLVRVRGGQLRGIRLKAPGGPVSAFLGIPFAEPPVGSRRFMPPEPKRPWSGVLDATAFQNVCYQYVDTLYPGFEGTEMWNPNRALSEDCLYLNVWTPYPRPTSPAPVLIWIYGGGFYSGASSLDVYDGRFLAQVEGTVLVSMNYRVGTFGFLALPGSREAPGNVGLLDQRLALQWVQENIAAFGGNPMSVTLFGESAGAASVGMHILSLPSRSLFHRAVLQSGTPNGPWATVGAGEARRRATLLARLVGCPPGGAGGNDTELIACLRSRPAQDLVDHEWHVLPQESIFRFSFVPVVDGDFLSDTPEALINAGDFQDLQVLVGVVKDEGSYFLVYGVPGFSKDNESLISRAQFLAGVRIGVPQASDLAAEAVVLHYTDWLHPEDPAHLRDAMSAVVGDHNVVCPVAQLAGRLAAQGARVYAYVFEHRASTLTWPLWMGVPHGYEIEFIFGLPLDPSLNYTMEERIFAQRLMKYWTNFARTGDPNDPRDSKSPQWPPYTTGAQQYVSLNLKPLEVRRGLRAQTCAFWNRFLPKLLSATDTLDEAERQWKAEFHRWSSYMVHWKNQFDHYSKQERCSDL, from the exons ATGAGGCCTTCCCGGTATCCCCTGCACACACCCTCCCTGGCTtcaccactcctcctcctcctcctctccctcctgggcGGAGGGGCAGGGGCTGAGGGCCGGGAAGACCCACAGCTGCTGGTGAGGGTTCGAGGGGGCCAGCTGAGGGGCATCCGCCTGAAGGCCCCTGGGGGCCCAGTCTCAGCTTTTCTGGGCATCCCCTTTGCAGAGCCCCCTGTGGGCTCACGTAGGTTTATGCCACCAGAGCCCAAGAGGCCCTGGTCAGGAGTGTTGGATGCTACCGCCTTCCAAAATGTCTGCTACCAATATGTGGATACCCTGTACCCTGGGTTTGAGGGTACTGAGATGTGGAACCCCAACCGAGCGCTGAGTGAAGACTGCCTGTATCTTAACGTGTGGACACCATATCCCAGGCCTACTTCTCCCGCCCCTGTCCTCATCTGGATCTATGGGGGTGGCTTCTACAGCGGAGCATCCTCCTTGGACGTGTATGATGGCCGTTTCCTGGCCCAGGTTGAGGGGACCGTATTGGTATCTATGAACTACCGAGTAGGAACCTTTGGCTTCTTGGCCCTGCCGGGCAGCAGAGAAGCCCCTGGCAATGTAGGCCTGCTGGATCAACGGCTTGCCTTGCAGTGGGTGCAGGAAAATATTGCAGCCTTTGGGGGAAACCCGATGTCGGTGACTCTGTTTGGGGAGAGTGCAGGTGCAGCCTCCGTGGGCATGCACATTCTGTCCCTGCCCAGCCGGAGCCTCTTCCACAGGGCTGTCCTGCAGAGTGGTACACCCAATGGGCCCTGGGCCACCGTGGGTGCAGGAGAGGCCAGGCGCAGGGCCACACTGCTGGCCCGCCTCGTGGGCTGTCCCCCAGGCGGCGCTGGCGGCAACGACACAGAGCTGATAGCCTGCCTGCGATCGCGGCCAGCTCAGGACCTGGTGGACCACGAGTGGCATGTGCTGCCTCAAGAGAGTATCTTCCGATTCTCCTTCGTGCCTGTGGTGGACGGGGACTTCCTCAGTGACACCCCAGAGGCCCTCATCAATGCCGGAGATTTTCAAGACCTGCAG GTGCTGGTGGGTGTGGTGAAGGACGAGGGCTCCTACTTTCTGGTTTACGGGGTCCCAGGCTTCAGCAAAGACAATGAATCTCTCATCAGCCGGGCCCAGTTCCTGGCTGGGGTGCGGATCGGTGTACCCCAAGCAAGTGACCTGGCGGCCGAGGCTGTGGTCCTACATTATACAGACTGGCTGCATCCTGAGGACCCTGCCCACCTGAGGGATGCCATGAGTGCAGTGGTAGGCGACCACAACGTTGTATGCCCCGTGGCCCAGCTGGCTGGGCGACTGGCTGCCCAAGGGGCCCGGGTCTATGCCTACGTCTTTGAACACCGTGCCTCCACATTGACTTGGCCCCTCTGGATGGGGGTGCCCCATGGCTATGAAATCGAGTTCATCTTTGGGCTCCCCCTGGACCCTTCACTGAACTACACCATGGAGGAGAGAATCTTTGCTCAGCGACTTATGAAATACTGGACCAATTTTGCCCGCACAGG GGACCCCAATGACCCTCGAGACTCCAAGTCCCCACAGTGGCCACCGTACACCACTGGAGCGCAGCAATATGTGAGCCTAAACCTGAAGCCGTTGGAGGTGCGGCGGGGGCTGCGCGCCCAGACCTGCGCCTTCTGGAATCGCTTTCTCCCCAAATTGCTCAGCGCCACCG ACACGCTGGACGAGGCGGAGCGCCAGTGGAAGGCCGAGTTCCACCGCTGGAGCTCCTACATGGTGCACTGGAAGAACCAGTTCGACCACTACAGCAAGCAGGAGCGCTGCTCAGACCTGTGA
- the Ufsp1 gene encoding ufm1-specific protease 1 produces the protein TATRVCATGGKSGRGPSLRDAGNRSPGIGAHCCTLPAASGGSKSWTRPPWAELASAEQVVLARASPKARKSLSTWGAPPASCFGSVRVPRARALTLPAASPRKDREPGTRPASVTAAPLSALELLRDVHLGLALPCRGPARLALLSGHYLYYHYGCDGLDDRGWGCGYRTLQTLCSWPEGQSSGVPGLAAIQAALEDMGDKPPGFRGSRDWIGCVEASLCLEHFGGPQGRLCHVPRGAGLVGELERLYSHFLEGGGPVMVGGDADAQSKALLGVCEGPGRDTYVLTLDPHYWGTPKSRSQLQAAGWVGWRTVSSVFDSNSFYNLCLTRRT, from the coding sequence ACAGCCACTAGAGTATGTGCGACTGGCGGGAAGTCGGGGCGGGGACCGAGTCTCCGGGACGCGGGGAACAGGAGCCCCGGGATTGGCGCACACTGCTGCACCTTGCCCGCAGCATCCGGCGGAAGCAAGTCCTGGACCCGCCCCCCTTGGGCGGAGCTTGCGAGTGCGGAGCAAGTCGTGCTCGCTCGCGCCTCTCCGAAGGCTCGGAAGTCGTTGTCTACTTGGGGCGCCCCTCCTGCTTCGTGCTTCGGCTCGGTGAGGGTTCCCCGGGCCCGCGCGCTCACCCTGCCCGCAGCTAGCCCCAGAAAAGACCGGGAACCCGGAACTCGCCCCGCCTCGGTGACGGCTGCCCCACTGAGCGCCCTGGAGCTGCTGAGAGACGTGCACCTGGGCCTGGCGCTGCCCTGCCGGGGTCCCGCCCGCCTGGCCCTGCTCTCGGGCCACTACCTGTACTATCACTACGGCTGCGACGGCCTGGATGACCGCGGCTGGGGATGCGGCTACCGCACCCTGCAGACACTGTGCTCCTGGCCGGAGGGCCAGTCCTCGGGCGTGCCTGGGCTGGCAGCCATACAGGCTGCCCTGGAGGACATGGGCGACAAGCCCCCCGGGTTCCGGGGCTCTCGGGATTGGATCGGCTGTGTAGAGGCCAGCCTCTGCCTTGAGCACTTCGGAGGACCTCAGGGACGCCTGTGCCACGTGCCCCGTGGAGCCGGACTTGTGGGAGAACTGGAGCGGCTCTATTCCCACTTCCTGGAGGGCGGCGGCCCAGTAATGGTGGGAGGGGACGCAGACGCTCAGTCCAAAGCCTTGCTGGGAGTCTGCGAGGGGCCAGGGAGGGACACCTATGTACTGACACTGGACCCACACTACTGGGGCACTCCGAAGAGCCGTAGTCAACTGCAAGCCGCTGGGTGGGTGGGCTGGCGAACGGTAAGCAGCGTCTTTGATTCCAATTCCTTCTACAACCTGTGCTTGACCAGACGTACCTGA